In Leptospira sp. WS58.C1, a single genomic region encodes these proteins:
- a CDS encoding acyltransferase family protein — translation MKYLFSKNESELPALNGLRALSIFLVIIFHLGPIFKTEELTLIHVLQNFRTGVDLFFILSGFLIYGGLLAEYEKTSKLDLKIFYVKRTLRIMPAYYFCILINYFYTQKTYKLFDKIPNPNTADIFNHQKLENMLSNSWGDFLYLSNYFRERLFEYGWSLSVEEQFYLVVPPLCMFLLFRVTENLRRNILIVLFFLPLIFRIVYFFWGIDRRLVEVHTETRFDFLILGMLIAELLRWKPLFFKQRNIKIDLLFSVCIIVTLLFSFQQTRVKVNSIFIFTLFQFGYGLLFIVALIKGSFWNKIFSFSFFRPIARVSYTMYLWHAGLSGIALFLLYGNSNVELTNFGTFLLVGLLTTLFVFLVCIPIFYITERPFLALRDHLVKRLKNKKSETVVPN, via the coding sequence TTGAAATATCTATTCTCTAAAAATGAATCCGAATTGCCCGCATTAAACGGATTAAGGGCACTATCCATTTTTTTAGTCATTATATTTCACCTAGGACCAATATTTAAAACGGAAGAACTGACCCTCATACACGTTCTTCAAAATTTTCGGACAGGCGTGGATTTATTCTTTATCCTAAGTGGGTTTTTAATTTATGGGGGACTTTTAGCGGAATACGAAAAAACCTCCAAACTAGATCTGAAAATTTTTTATGTAAAAAGAACGTTGAGGATCATGCCTGCGTATTATTTTTGTATTTTGATCAATTATTTTTATACTCAAAAAACCTATAAACTTTTTGATAAGATACCAAACCCAAATACAGCAGACATTTTCAACCATCAAAAATTAGAAAACATGCTATCTAATTCATGGGGGGATTTCTTATACCTATCAAATTATTTTAGAGAAAGATTGTTTGAATATGGATGGTCCCTTTCTGTCGAGGAACAGTTCTATCTGGTCGTTCCGCCGTTATGTATGTTTCTGCTCTTCAGAGTTACAGAAAACTTGAGACGAAATATATTAATAGTTTTATTCTTTTTACCATTAATTTTCAGAATCGTCTATTTTTTTTGGGGAATTGACAGACGTTTAGTCGAGGTCCATACGGAAACCCGTTTTGACTTTTTGATTTTAGGAATGTTGATTGCGGAACTCTTACGCTGGAAACCGCTTTTTTTTAAACAAAGGAATATCAAAATAGATCTTTTATTCAGTGTTTGTATAATCGTCACTTTGCTATTTTCGTTTCAGCAGACAAGGGTGAAAGTGAATTCCATTTTTATATTTACCCTATTTCAGTTCGGATATGGATTATTGTTTATAGTTGCTTTAATCAAAGGTAGTTTTTGGAACAAAATTTTCAGTTTTTCCTTTTTTAGGCCCATTGCTCGCGTGAGTTACACGATGTATTTATGGCATGCAGGTCTATCAGGAATAGCATTGTTCTTATTATACGGAAATAGTAATGTGGAACTAACGAATTTTGGAACCTTTTTGTTAGTAGGATTACTGACTACGCTATTTGTCTTTCTAGTCTGCATCCCGATCTTCTATATAACCGAAAGACCTTTCTTAGCGCTGAGAGATCATCTAGTCAAAAGACTGAAGAACAAGAAAAGCGAAACAGTCGTCCCGAACTGA
- a CDS encoding GNAT family N-acetyltransferase, producing MKEQKISLRTANYEDLRTLEEWDEKEHVIESDPNDDWGWEIELKRFPDWREQLIAEKEGIPIGFVQIIDPQREESHYWGEIGSGYMAIDIWLGDVENLGKGYGTQIMRQVLEKCFSKTSVHSVLVDPLAKNSRAHTFYEKFGFKFLENRRFGSDDCKVYLLTRENWEGYKK from the coding sequence ATGAAAGAACAGAAAATTTCCCTCCGAACCGCAAATTACGAAGATTTGAGAACTCTCGAAGAATGGGATGAAAAGGAACATGTGATCGAGTCCGATCCGAATGATGATTGGGGTTGGGAAATCGAACTCAAACGATTCCCGGATTGGAGAGAACAATTGATTGCGGAGAAGGAAGGGATCCCGATCGGTTTCGTGCAGATCATCGACCCGCAAAGAGAAGAATCCCATTATTGGGGAGAGATCGGATCCGGTTATATGGCAATCGATATATGGCTGGGCGATGTAGAGAATTTAGGAAAAGGTTACGGAACCCAAATTATGAGGCAGGTTTTGGAAAAATGTTTTTCCAAAACTTCAGTTCATTCTGTTCTCGTGGATCCTCTTGCTAAAAATTCCAGAGCACATACGTTTTACGAAAAATTCGGATTTAAATTTCTGGAGAACCGAAGGTTCGGATCGGATGACTGTAAAGTTTATCTTTTGACCAGAGAAAATTGGGAAGGATATAAAAAATAA
- a CDS encoding Pycsar system effector family protein produces MESDHFKTVRARSAVDYLFRTVHQHHSQLSQMADQKANILIAASFVILSLSLGYVQRPVYRTGLLTLMVFIVIAASLAILAVMPTFKQKKNGKSNPLFFGHFAPLSEKEFMIKMEEIASEDSTLYEALTRDLYQLGKSLYFTKYRYLRWSYRCLLVGVTSSMILIFLEIKGII; encoded by the coding sequence ATGGAATCAGATCATTTCAAAACGGTCCGTGCTCGTTCTGCTGTAGATTATCTTTTTAGGACCGTTCACCAGCATCATTCTCAGCTTAGCCAGATGGCGGACCAAAAAGCGAATATTCTGATCGCGGCATCATTCGTAATCCTTTCACTATCCTTAGGATATGTCCAAAGGCCGGTCTATAGAACAGGATTACTGACCTTGATGGTATTTATAGTAATCGCGGCAAGTTTGGCTATACTCGCGGTGATGCCTACGTTCAAACAGAAAAAGAACGGTAAATCGAATCCTTTGTTTTTCGGGCATTTTGCTCCGTTGAGTGAAAAAGAATTTATGATTAAGATGGAAGAGATCGCTTCGGAAGATTCTACTTTGTATGAAGCCTTAACAAGAGATCTGTATCAGTTGGGAAAATCTCTCTACTTTACAAAATATAGATATTTGAGATGGAGTTATCGTTGTCTTTTAGTAGGAGTCACTTCATCCATGATTTTAATATTTTTGGAAATTAAAGGAATTATATAG
- a CDS encoding DNA polymerase domain-containing protein: MNLQTARGYLFDVYHAEDVVYLWLKNEEGGSQLFLDKFNPIIYARGEADLLKKLVKRLFELDAILGIPVYENRNLFYENKTVPVLKIVISKPSVLPKISRKLYALYGKFEIYHSDLDLPTSYMFQKGLFPLCKMEIDYTEDPGAKRVVNIRTGDSPSEMDYEVPKFKIIHLELKKSHRISIEKNSLIVRTDTDYHEFSGTDPEKLLEKLDILLREEDPDILLTRYGDQVILPYLFYQSQKHGFLPALDRDRSTPIRRNISTKGTSYFTYGNIVFRAPSYPLFGRWHIDSKNSFVYKEADLMGVVELARLSRLPIQKMARASTGKALTYIETDVALRRGYLVPWQKSAVEAPKTALQLLEADKGGLVFQPDVSHGKTTENVAQLDFAQMYPSIMAMHNISPECVNCLCCADDKTVPKAPDIGYRICNKRKGVVSEALEHVLERRAYYKKQSKITSGKQLEDYEAKQASLKWMLVTSFGYLGYRNAKFGRLESHETVNAFGREKLLLAKETAEEFGYEFVHAITDSIFIKNQNSSPLSATELDSLCLEIQKRTGIRMEVDGVYTWLLFPPSSQDSEMPVANRYMGRFQSGKLKCRGIGARRKDLPYFITNAQTEMLEWMKTKVTIQDLKKSESEILSIYYKYDSMIRQDRIPPENLLLRKSSSRELEEYEVMGATALSMMKLKDFGIEVQAGEKIKYLVLNRRSKTKDKRYMPEEELQLYPNRIKITGFDKEYYRKMLVGVFREVWAEFASFKDFDSLIDPQGRFDF, encoded by the coding sequence ATGAATCTCCAAACCGCCAGAGGATATCTGTTCGACGTTTATCATGCGGAGGACGTGGTATATCTTTGGCTAAAAAACGAAGAAGGTGGATCCCAACTCTTTTTAGATAAATTTAATCCGATCATATATGCAAGAGGAGAAGCCGATCTACTTAAAAAATTAGTAAAACGTCTTTTCGAGCTGGATGCTATCTTAGGTATTCCCGTATATGAAAATAGAAATCTATTCTATGAAAATAAGACCGTTCCTGTCTTAAAAATTGTGATTAGCAAACCTTCTGTCTTACCTAAGATCAGTCGGAAATTATATGCTCTTTACGGAAAATTCGAGATCTATCATTCTGATCTGGATCTTCCTACTAGCTATATGTTCCAAAAAGGTCTATTTCCTTTATGTAAAATGGAAATAGATTACACCGAAGATCCGGGAGCAAAACGGGTCGTAAATATTAGAACCGGGGATTCTCCATCGGAAATGGACTATGAAGTCCCTAAGTTCAAAATAATACATTTGGAACTCAAAAAAAGTCACAGGATCAGTATAGAAAAAAATTCTTTGATCGTAAGGACAGACACGGATTACCATGAGTTTTCCGGAACGGATCCCGAAAAACTATTAGAAAAACTGGATATACTATTAAGGGAAGAAGATCCGGACATTCTTCTGACCCGGTATGGAGATCAAGTCATCCTACCTTATTTGTTCTACCAATCCCAAAAACACGGATTTCTGCCTGCATTAGACAGAGATAGGAGCACTCCCATCCGAAGAAATATAAGTACAAAAGGAACCAGTTATTTTACGTATGGGAATATAGTGTTTAGGGCTCCTTCTTATCCTTTATTCGGAAGATGGCATATAGATTCCAAAAATAGTTTTGTATACAAGGAAGCGGATCTAATGGGAGTCGTGGAACTTGCGAGACTCTCCCGACTTCCTATACAAAAAATGGCAAGAGCATCCACAGGAAAGGCGCTCACTTATATAGAGACCGATGTGGCCTTAAGGAGAGGATATTTAGTTCCTTGGCAAAAAAGTGCGGTAGAGGCTCCGAAGACAGCTCTCCAATTGTTAGAAGCAGACAAAGGTGGTTTGGTCTTCCAACCCGATGTAAGTCATGGAAAAACGACGGAAAATGTAGCACAATTGGATTTCGCTCAGATGTATCCGAGTATCATGGCGATGCATAATATTTCTCCGGAATGTGTGAATTGCCTATGTTGTGCCGATGACAAAACAGTCCCAAAAGCTCCGGATATTGGATATCGTATATGCAATAAACGTAAAGGAGTTGTTTCCGAAGCTCTCGAACATGTATTGGAAAGAAGAGCCTATTACAAAAAACAGTCCAAGATCACTTCCGGAAAACAATTGGAGGACTATGAAGCAAAACAAGCCAGTTTAAAATGGATGTTAGTCACTTCATTCGGATACTTAGGTTATAGAAACGCAAAATTCGGAAGATTAGAAAGCCACGAAACAGTGAACGCATTCGGAAGAGAAAAACTTCTTCTCGCAAAAGAAACCGCTGAAGAATTCGGCTATGAGTTCGTTCATGCGATCACCGACAGTATATTTATCAAAAATCAAAATTCTTCTCCGCTGAGCGCAACCGAACTGGATTCCTTGTGTTTAGAAATACAAAAAAGGACCGGGATCAGAATGGAGGTGGATGGGGTCTATACTTGGTTACTTTTTCCCCCTTCCAGTCAGGATTCCGAAATGCCTGTGGCAAATAGATATATGGGAAGATTCCAATCCGGAAAGTTGAAATGTAGAGGAATAGGAGCCAGAAGAAAGGACCTGCCTTATTTTATCACAAACGCCCAAACTGAAATGTTGGAATGGATGAAGACCAAGGTTACGATCCAAGATCTAAAAAAGTCCGAATCTGAAATTTTATCCATCTATTATAAATACGATTCTATGATCCGTCAGGATCGAATTCCTCCGGAAAATCTTCTACTTCGCAAATCCAGTTCCAGGGAATTGGAAGAATACGAAGTAATGGGAGCCACTGCACTTTCCATGATGAAACTTAAGGATTTTGGAATAGAAGTGCAGGCAGGGGAAAAGATAAAATACTTAGTATTGAACCGAAGATCGAAAACAAAGGACAAAAGATACATGCCGGAAGAAGAATTACAACTTTATCCGAATAGGATAAAAATTACGGGCTTCGATAAAGAATATTATAGAAAAATGTTAGTCGGTGTTTTTAGGGAAGTTTGGGCGGAATTTGCCTCCTTCAAGGATTTTGATTCCTTAATAGATCCCCAAGGAAGATTCGATTTTTGA
- a CDS encoding DUF1577 domain-containing protein — MQYYERNSRTLDYIVSKEQKKHVILKYLLDQELSLKIYPFDRKAVIKKYLEEDEKILIRMPEDWEETGEKKISLFKILAKYIEIECQFLQKAEKDLYLLKVERLAIAKSNRESPRVPVSNGKVVVTNLITPKTVIEANMFNIPTLIKVNLEDYKNRLKKNNTDNIVIEAFKPGLDRKFEIVKRSRKSLLLEDTQNVKSYSESGPDRLDYSKEVDEDVGTMIRKFKDQKIVSELIRPIIYKNHSDQPIPIGYIWIQSKDKNFSSDYLSELGKLSDEVVSRIKESNTIKTTEKFKVLDASLKGLKVKIHDPDLIDTLTKQKDFILDVLFKMQAPLTVSAAIRWWGKDEDKNLMIGLEFKGKSDHPGERNRYIKNLELMQKGAL, encoded by the coding sequence ATGCAATATTATGAAAGGAATTCTAGAACTTTGGACTATATCGTTTCCAAGGAGCAGAAAAAGCATGTTATTCTGAAATATCTATTAGATCAGGAACTTTCTCTTAAGATCTATCCTTTTGATAGAAAGGCGGTTATCAAAAAGTATCTGGAAGAGGACGAAAAGATCCTGATCCGTATGCCGGAAGATTGGGAAGAAACGGGAGAGAAGAAGATCTCCTTATTCAAGATCCTCGCCAAGTATATAGAAATAGAATGTCAGTTTCTTCAAAAAGCGGAGAAGGACCTGTACCTCTTAAAGGTGGAGAGACTGGCCATTGCAAAATCGAATCGCGAAAGTCCTCGAGTTCCGGTTTCGAACGGTAAGGTAGTCGTTACTAATCTAATTACACCTAAAACGGTGATCGAAGCGAATATGTTCAATATTCCCACTTTAATAAAAGTGAATTTAGAAGATTATAAGAACCGTCTGAAAAAGAATAACACTGATAATATAGTAATTGAAGCATTCAAACCCGGTTTGGATAGGAAGTTCGAGATCGTTAAACGTTCTCGCAAATCGTTATTGTTAGAGGATACCCAAAACGTTAAGTCTTATTCGGAATCCGGGCCGGATCGTTTGGATTATTCCAAAGAGGTGGACGAAGATGTCGGTACAATGATCCGAAAATTTAAGGACCAGAAAATTGTTTCGGAACTCATCCGCCCTATCATTTACAAAAATCATTCGGATCAGCCTATCCCTATAGGTTATATATGGATACAAAGTAAGGATAAAAATTTCAGTTCGGATTATTTATCGGAGCTGGGGAAACTTTCCGACGAGGTTGTGAGCCGGATCAAAGAATCGAATACTATCAAAACTACTGAAAAATTTAAAGTTTTGGATGCTTCTCTCAAAGGGCTTAAGGTAAAGATCCACGATCCGGATCTGATCGATACTCTAACTAAGCAGAAAGACTTTATCCTGGATGTTCTCTTTAAGATGCAAGCTCCATTGACCGTGTCCGCCGCCATTCGTTGGTGGGGAAAGGATGAGGACAAAAATTTGATGATAGGTTTGGAGTTTAAGGGGAAATCGGATCATCCTGGAGAGAGGAACAGGTATATTAAGAATCTGGAATTGATGCAAAAGGGCGCTCTTTAA
- a CDS encoding Lp29 family lipoprotein, which produces MRLLVFSIFILILSNACASRYSLTQTGEVGTPTKQPTKKFRIAYLGFNTFKSTKLKNPDGTVDFEALSDPYSRTIKEPIGGSFPIPGENKPNGIRKDLSPERISKFVKSFLEVTGPTGIKELEKFLEISKTGDNYTYSFKNLPYDYYIMGLHYPVFEKTRNIGLNFVTIFSSLFSVATLGILPSYEAYAANTKVLVYDKNLNLIKELEYDNNYSVWRALWISPNPKECGIGSLECLGMFSPTLGTNPPMVFEASAPKISADLIDFINTLK; this is translated from the coding sequence ATGCGTTTACTGGTTTTCTCTATCTTCATTCTAATTTTATCCAACGCCTGCGCTTCTAGATATTCCCTTACCCAAACCGGCGAAGTAGGAACTCCAACAAAACAACCTACTAAAAAATTCAGGATCGCTTACTTAGGTTTTAATACGTTCAAATCTACTAAGTTAAAAAATCCGGATGGGACGGTGGACTTTGAAGCCCTTTCCGATCCGTATTCCCGCACGATCAAAGAACCTATTGGAGGAAGTTTTCCAATCCCTGGCGAGAATAAACCGAACGGAATCAGAAAGGATCTCTCTCCGGAGAGGATTTCGAAATTTGTAAAATCATTTTTAGAAGTAACCGGACCTACCGGGATCAAGGAGCTGGAAAAGTTTTTAGAGATCTCAAAAACAGGGGATAATTACACTTACTCCTTCAAAAATCTCCCCTACGATTACTATATTATGGGACTGCACTATCCAGTTTTTGAAAAGACTAGAAACATAGGTTTAAACTTTGTAACAATCTTTTCTAGTCTCTTCAGTGTGGCTACGTTAGGAATTCTCCCTTCCTACGAAGCGTATGCAGCGAATACAAAAGTCCTTGTATATGATAAAAACTTAAATCTTATAAAAGAACTGGAATATGATAATAATTACTCAGTATGGAGGGCATTATGGATCTCTCCTAATCCAAAGGAATGTGGAATAGGAAGTTTGGAATGTCTTGGAATGTTTAGCCCGACACTCGGTACGAATCCGCCTATGGTATTCGAGGCGAGTGCTCCAAAGATCAGTGCCGATCTAATCGATTTTATAAACACTCTGAAATAA
- a CDS encoding Lsa16 family lipoprotein adhesin — MKKLALNITILGIAALFLGACSNTAQIVGNINCPTLEKDKLDPKVGILSDEQPGSVQIELLPVGTVVKVYDYRNHYYIAKKLVRIKTEKNEGWVDPVCLVVSQNPEDSVFTWGYRSDYKPFLDREDRDRYNYKNDPNAGPDAKGKSADGFEYDIYRNLPKDKVPLADLAPELKK; from the coding sequence ATGAAAAAATTAGCATTAAATATTACGATCCTCGGAATTGCAGCTCTCTTTTTGGGAGCTTGCTCCAACACCGCTCAAATCGTAGGGAATATCAATTGTCCTACATTAGAAAAAGATAAATTAGATCCGAAAGTCGGAATTCTTTCCGACGAGCAACCTGGTTCCGTTCAAATAGAACTCCTCCCAGTCGGAACAGTAGTAAAGGTTTACGATTATAGGAACCATTATTATATCGCAAAAAAATTGGTCCGAATCAAGACCGAAAAAAACGAGGGTTGGGTCGATCCGGTTTGTCTGGTAGTCTCTCAGAATCCGGAAGATTCCGTTTTCACATGGGGATATCGTTCCGATTATAAACCTTTCTTGGACAGAGAGGACAGAGATAGATATAATTATAAAAACGATCCAAATGCAGGCCCTGATGCAAAAGGAAAATCTGCAGACGGATTCGAATATGATATCTACAGAAACCTTCCGAAAGATAAGGTTCCTCTGGCAGATCTGGCGCCTGAGCTGAAAAAGTAA
- a CDS encoding c-type cytochrome, which produces MISLQRIFALSLAGLILWNCESKTPPMEYMPDMADSPAREAQEADSNFPNNTSLRLPPVGAVPQEYYPYEYAGWTQSLDALPNKGLANPIKGDLATLQKGEIKYQTYCSPCHGVRGQGNGTVVGPAPRLNMAQADGSPMAALTSASAKAYSDGQIYHIITEGKGAMKSYASQVLPEDRWKIILYVRKLQEYDNRTAGK; this is translated from the coding sequence ATGATTTCACTGCAAAGAATTTTTGCTCTTTCTCTCGCAGGTTTGATCCTATGGAACTGCGAGTCTAAGACTCCTCCTATGGAGTATATGCCGGACATGGCCGATTCTCCAGCAAGAGAGGCTCAGGAAGCGGATTCTAATTTTCCGAACAATACTTCCTTACGTTTGCCTCCTGTAGGAGCAGTTCCACAGGAATATTACCCTTATGAGTATGCGGGTTGGACACAATCTCTGGATGCTCTTCCTAATAAAGGACTTGCGAATCCTATCAAGGGAGATCTGGCTACTCTTCAAAAAGGGGAGATCAAATACCAAACGTATTGTAGCCCTTGTCACGGTGTTAGAGGACAAGGAAACGGAACCGTTGTAGGTCCTGCTCCACGTTTGAATATGGCTCAGGCCGACGGAAGCCCTATGGCAGCGCTGACATCTGCAAGTGCTAAGGCCTATTCCGACGGACAGATCTACCATATCATCACCGAAGGAAAAGGAGCTATGAAAAGTTACGCTTCTCAAGTTCTTCCCGAGGATCGTTGGAAAATCATATTATATGTTCGTAAATTACAAGAATACGACAATAGAACGGCTGGCAAATAA
- a CDS encoding DUF3341 domain-containing protein, with the protein MYTPKKEQFHTFEETEHGVFGLFDTPAQILDAAQKTKEKGYTNFDCFTPYPVHGLDDAMGLPRSGLPWVTFFMGLFGCITGFSMQYLTHKYDWPINISGKSFNAWFAYIPITFEFTVFMAGISTAAALFFLAKLPKTGRKVLHPDITTDKFALWIPSNSANYSEGSVTDFIKGLGSKHVETVK; encoded by the coding sequence ATGTATACTCCTAAGAAAGAACAATTCCATACTTTCGAAGAAACAGAACATGGAGTTTTCGGATTATTCGATACTCCCGCTCAGATCCTAGACGCGGCTCAAAAAACAAAGGAGAAGGGTTACACCAACTTCGATTGTTTTACTCCGTATCCTGTGCATGGACTGGATGACGCGATGGGTCTTCCTCGTTCCGGACTTCCTTGGGTGACCTTCTTCATGGGACTTTTCGGATGTATCACCGGTTTCTCCATGCAGTATTTAACTCATAAATACGATTGGCCGATCAATATTTCCGGAAAAAGTTTCAACGCTTGGTTTGCGTATATTCCGATCACATTCGAGTTTACAGTGTTCATGGCTGGAATTTCCACAGCTGCAGCTTTGTTCTTCCTGGCTAAACTTCCAAAAACCGGTCGTAAGGTTTTACATCCGGACATCACTACCGACAAATTTGCACTTTGGATCCCATCCAACTCAGCGAATTATTCAGAAGGTTCAGTGACCGACTTTATCAAAGGCCTCGGCTCTAAACATGTCGAGACGGTGAAATAG
- the nrfD gene encoding NrfD/PsrC family molybdoenzyme membrane anchor subunit yields the protein MPNAIKEALDIQPLVTGGKSVRDVTEDILKPVEAFPTSLWWKAFILALTITVIDLGIIGYLVYEGLYILGINNPVGWGFFIVNFVFWIGIGHAGTLISAVLYLFRQEWRTGINRAAEAMTIFAVLTAASTLIIHIGRPWMGFWLFPYPNERGPLWVNFRSPLIWDTFAVSTYLSISLVFWYIGLIPDIAAVRDRATTPIRRKVYDILSFGWVGSNKAWSHLETVAMILAALSTPLVLSVHTIVSFDFAVSIVPGWHTTIFPPYFVAGAIFSGFAMVVTLMVIAREVFQLKDYITMKHLENMNKVIMVTGLIVGLAYSTEFFMAWYSGNEYEGFTFVNRAFGPYGWAYFIMFSCNVFAPQVFWSKKLRNSIPVMFIVSIIVNIGMWFERFVIVMTLHADFLPSSWDKYIPTVYDFMMLLGTFGIFFTMFLLFCRLLPVIAIAEVKTVMPHKDGGHH from the coding sequence ATACCTAACGCAATCAAAGAAGCCCTGGATATCCAACCTTTAGTCACCGGCGGGAAATCCGTCCGTGATGTCACAGAGGATATCCTCAAGCCGGTAGAAGCTTTCCCCACTTCCTTGTGGTGGAAGGCTTTCATTCTGGCTCTTACCATTACCGTAATCGATTTAGGTATCATCGGATACTTGGTATACGAAGGTCTTTATATCCTAGGGATTAACAATCCTGTGGGTTGGGGATTTTTTATCGTTAACTTCGTATTCTGGATCGGTATCGGTCACGCAGGAACTCTGATCTCTGCGGTTCTTTATCTGTTCCGCCAAGAGTGGAGAACCGGTATTAACCGTGCAGCAGAAGCGATGACCATCTTTGCGGTATTAACTGCTGCATCCACTTTGATCATCCACATCGGACGTCCTTGGATGGGATTCTGGTTATTCCCTTATCCGAATGAAAGAGGACCTCTTTGGGTGAACTTCAGATCTCCGCTGATCTGGGATACTTTCGCAGTTTCCACTTATTTGAGTATCTCTCTTGTTTTCTGGTATATCGGTTTGATCCCGGATATCGCTGCTGTAAGAGATAGAGCGACAACTCCTATTCGCAGAAAAGTATATGATATTCTTTCCTTCGGATGGGTCGGGTCCAACAAAGCATGGTCTCACTTAGAGACTGTTGCGATGATCCTCGCGGCTTTGTCCACACCTCTGGTTCTTTCGGTGCACACGATCGTATCCTTCGACTTCGCGGTTTCCATCGTTCCGGGATGGCACACTACGATCTTCCCTCCTTACTTCGTTGCCGGTGCGATTTTCTCCGGATTCGCGATGGTGGTTACCCTGATGGTAATCGCAAGGGAAGTCTTCCAGCTGAAAGATTATATCACCATGAAACACTTGGAAAACATGAACAAAGTGATTATGGTTACCGGTTTGATCGTAGGTCTTGCTTATTCCACCGAGTTCTTCATGGCTTGGTATTCCGGAAACGAATACGAAGGATTTACCTTTGTTAACAGGGCATTCGGACCTTACGGATGGGCATACTTCATCATGTTTAGCTGTAACGTATTTGCTCCTCAGGTGTTCTGGTCTAAAAAACTTAGAAACAGTATCCCTGTGATGTTCATCGTTTCCATCATCGTAAACATCGGTATGTGGTTCGAACGTTTCGTGATCGTAATGACATTACACGCGGACTTCTTACCTTCCAGCTGGGATAAATACATTCCGACGGTTTACGACTTCATGATGTTGCTTGGAACCTTCGGTATCTTCTTCACTATGTTCCTTCTCTTCTGTAGATTACTTCCTGTGATCGCGATCGCAGAGGTGAAAACTGTAATGCCTCATAAAGATGGAGGTCATCATTAA